In Deltaproteobacteria bacterium, a single genomic region encodes these proteins:
- a CDS encoding hemolysin III family protein, with the protein MAILIRRQEKISCYSHLAGVFAAIAGTVYLIYVTRTSAAHVVVSIVYGFSVILLFLASATYHALKQNENETSIWRKLDHSAIFFMIAGTYTPVCYVYLSGYWKWSVIIIQWALVIAGLFLKFFYLKAPRYFSTIIYLLMGWIGIVAIKEFLTTMPLNAIFYLFAGGISFTVGAIFYAIKKPVFWSGLGFHEIFHLFVLLGGVFHYLLVYIALAG; encoded by the coding sequence TTTTGATCCGGCGTCAGGAGAAAATATCGTGTTATTCACATCTGGCAGGGGTATTTGCGGCAATTGCCGGTACCGTCTATTTAATCTATGTGACGCGAACGTCGGCAGCTCATGTGGTAGTCTCCATAGTGTACGGTTTTTCGGTAATCCTGCTCTTTTTAGCCAGTGCTACATATCATGCGTTGAAACAAAATGAGAATGAAACATCTATTTGGCGAAAACTGGACCATTCTGCCATATTTTTCATGATTGCCGGTACTTATACGCCTGTTTGTTATGTATATCTTTCGGGGTATTGGAAATGGTCGGTTATCATAATCCAGTGGGCACTGGTTATTGCCGGGTTGTTTTTGAAATTCTTCTATCTCAAGGCGCCTCGCTATTTTTCCACGATCATCTACCTGCTCATGGGATGGATTGGGATTGTGGCCATTAAAGAGTTTTTAACAACCATGCCCCTCAATGCCATATTTTACCTTTTTGCCGGAGGGATATCTTTCACTGTCGGAGCGATATTTTATGCCATCAAAAAACCAGTTTTTTGGTCAGGGTTGGGTTTTCACGAAATCTTTCACCTGTTCGTGCTCCTGGGAGGGGTATTCCACTACCTGTTAGTTTATATTGCCCTGGCAGGATAA